The sequence CCTCCACGGTTGATCTGTCTTGCATGGGCATCGCCGCTGGATCGTACGGAAGCCAAGACGAGCAGACGCACCCATGTATCCAAGATGAGCGCCAACGCTTTGGCCATATCAAACACGACACCAACTTTGCATGAGGATTCCAGGTCTAGCATTAGATGCTTCAGTTTACCCATGGCGACATGATCAATATCTTCATAAGACGATATGACACCGGACTTGTCGCGATTGCTTGTATCTACCAAATCCATCAGTAGCTTGGCATACAAAGTTCCGTGCGAGATGATGACGCTCGCCTTCCCAAGATCACTATGTTTACTGTTTTGCAGGATGCTGGCAAGATTCTTCTCTTTTATTGCATAGGTATTGGTACGCCATATTTCCTCGAGAGCGTCACGGGTTGCTTCGTACAGGCTTCGTAGCTCGATACCAGGTATGGTGTCAGGGCGTACAACGATGAGGAACACCATATAATCTGACAACGCCTTGACCGCCTTTAGATATGCAAATAATGATGCATCCTTAGGGGCAACACTGCACAAGATGAAAACATTTGTAAAGACGTGCCATGTAAGGATCACCTCTTGGAGTTCATCGCTCAAGCAGAGAGCATCATCAAATTTCTTACGCCTCCTGGCAGTATCATCATATAATTCAGGACGAAAGCCCAGGCGTTCGGAAATCGATGGCATCATTGCCTTGGGCTCCTCCACATCTTCTGCTCTTGGATGCTGAATCTTCTTCACTAGTTGCCATACATGCTTGAACACCAACTCCTCGACATCCTCTGAGATCACTAGGGTCTTAGAATAATGCCTTTTGTTCCACATATCCTCGAGTCTCATCATCTTGGACACTCTAATGCTTAGCTTGCTCTTGTCACGAGAGCAGAAATGCATCAAGTTAAACTGCCCAATGGAGCCTGACCACCCTCTATTTCCTGTAGCAGCCTTGAAATACCGACGGAGAGACATGATGACACAACCAAGCCTCCAATTTCTAGTCCAAAAGAAACCACATGTCCAAGTCGACACCAAAGCACTCAACATTGACGACATGTCTAGGAGGAAGGCACCTATCAACAAGATGTAAGTGATAGCAACATCGATTCTGCTGCAACCGTCTTTATCACCACTTACTTGAAACAATACAAATGCCGCAACGGTCCCGAACGGCAAGAAGACACGGATGCAGTAGCCATACCAGCTGTGGATGATTGCAGCCTTGGTGTAGAGGATGTCATACATGAGGGAGAGCTCCATCTCCACCACTTTAAAGGTGGCCTTCCAGTTCCAGTTCCAACACCAGCTCAAGTTGGAAGAAGAATTATGTGGATGAGAAATTAAAACCACAGGAAAATTAATAATCCCACCCTTGCAAAGAGGGAGCATGGCTTGGGCAAACAACAAAAGCTCTTCTTCGTCCCGCTCTTCTGCGCTCGCTCCCGAGGGCGGCGGAAGATCACCATAGTAAGTAGGGAGAAGCCCACACTTCTTGATAGAGCTTCGGATGTCGTCCATGGTGGCGCACTTTAGAGCCCATATTCTCTCCCCATACTTGATGAGACCAATGACAAATATCAAGCAAGTAGCCAATCCCAATGAGGTGGAGATATGTCCAATATGCTTGTATAGGATATAAGCAACCCCAAAGGCTTGGACGCCAAGATTTAGCAGATGGCGCGGCCAAAGCTGGTTGTCCTCGAGGGCGTAGGCGGTGATGGTGTCTTGGCTACCAAGATGCACGACCAAGAATGGCGCCCAGAACACCACCAGCTCGTGCTCGTGCAATATGCCATTGATGGAAAGATGCCCGAGTGTGTAGATAGCAGTCGAATCGGCCATGAGGTAGACCAGCCAAAGGAGGAACCTCAGCAAGGGGGAAGATCCACATCGACGGGTCCTAGCGAAGACAAAGAGGAAGATCTGCAGTGCAAAGCTAAGTAGGACGAGGATTTGTGTTGCCCACTCATTCCAGATGTAAATTGGCCCTCTGGCCATTGCTCCACCGAAAGTTAACTTTGTGCAGCTATAAGAACAAGATAAAAAGAAGTGTTATTAGCAACTAGACAATGTGTTTTCGACACCCATAACATGAAAGAAATGTGCATGCTTGACGAGTAAATAGGACAACTTACATTAGACAGGCCGCTTAGGGCATGCACAATGGTTCTATATTAGAAATGACATGTAGGATAAATGCTGAGGTGGAGGAGAGAAAAATCATAAGAAAAGCCTTGTCTTCTCTTATGATCTTTTAGCACAATATATCTCACCGGgttttttaggaataactagtccTAGGTTATCGATTTGAGAAATTAAATATGTGTCATATGtaatgaaaagtatatcactagatttctacatggacgtagtttctaaatatatattttttatcatatataatatatatttagatagttaaattgtTGACCTAGAACTATACGAATGACTTATACGCCGAGACGGAGGTAGTAAATATTTATAAGGCCCATACGTTTTTCTAGATTACCAATTCAAACAATAAAAGGCGAGTTAAATGTCATATAATATACGCCTATAGAAACTTCTTTCAATGGACGATTCTTTTCAACCGACTCATTTGTTGCCTCTCGTCTGCCACCTTTCGTACGACACATGTCCACATGATGTGCGCCCCTAACTCACTTTTTTTTTCTAGCAAAGTCTCCATTACAATTTTCTTCAGCAACATCACCAATGTTGCAGAAGTATCTCCCCTAACATCAGTTATGTTGTAAAAAAGGTGAAGACAAAAAAAAATCTGCAGAAAACCTCAGTTAAAAAAAGTTTCTACAACAAGACGTAAGCTGCAATAAAAAAATGTAACAAGAATGTGTTGCAATGGTAGAGGACATCTTGGGTGCTTGATGCGTCAGATCTGAGAGCTCATGAGTCGGCCGATCTTTTAAATAGATCAGCCAACAGACACTTAGCACACCCTATTTTCCTTGCGGTTATAACCCATGCATATTTCATTAATTCAATTTTACTACcttcgtcctagtttattggtcttcattatattttgtgccaaattttgatcataaatttaactaataaaatgttcatgCACGTCACAAAAAATTACATCCTTGAAAATTAGGTGCAAATACGAATCCCAACCATACGCATTAACTACCACGCGTATATGCCTTGACTACGGCGACCATCCCAGATTCCATAGCAAAACAACGATCGAAGATACCGTGAGCACGTCAATGAATTTTCGTAGTACGCTCTTCAGTCATTATTATAAGACGTTTTGGATATTTTAGTGCGGACTATATATAAACTAAAATGATTCGATTAGCTAGAAGAAAGTTAGAACACCATATTATAATGAGGAAGGGAGGGAGTAAGAAGCAAACGCACCTTTTCAAGGCTTGGCGTGAGTTGATACCGGCCGCCGATGGTATGAAAATCGCTCAAACCTTGGAAGTAGCAGGGGGAGAATTAGACTGACTACCAAATCGATGGAAATGCGTCTGCTACCGAATAGAGCTGAGCTTGCCCTGGTACTACGTTGTGTTCGAAGCAAGCAGATTCGGAGGAGCTCGGGGAGATGGCAATGGCCGGTTGGTTGGATCGCACTACACAGTACAGTACTAGATGCAAAGAGTCGTCCCTGAGGAATCCAATCCAACCCATTTTCCTTTGCTTTTTCGGGTGATGCAAAGAACGATGGCTACGGCAGGAAAAGAAACAAATGATGCTCGTTGCGTCTTGCGTCCGGCAGGAATCAATCCCTTTGCTTTTCTACTTGCCACCGACGACACTGCCGGCGAGGACGCACGCTTTAAACGAGCATTATTCTGCGAGTTGCCTTGCTAACCGCACGCCCCGACCGAGACGATGGGCGAACGGCAAGTTTCTTTCTTGGACAAAATCCGACCGTGAAAAAAGTGACCCTAAAATCAGATTAAAGCTGGTCAAATCAAATATCAATAGTGAATCAGTCTGTGGTTGAATGGTTAAGTGGATAGTGGTATCCTAACCCAACAGAGTTCAAGTTTTGGTGCTTGCATTATTTCTGTGTTCATAGGGATAAGTGTATATCTGCTCCAACCCATTATCCCTGCTCCAAGACAATGCCCTCGAGAGGGAGGAAGGCCCCGTCATCGTCCTTTCCGGGAATCCCAGATCTACGGTTTTCCCCGAAGCAGCTGGAACGATATGACGATGACTGCAACCGACAATGCCTTCGACAAGAAGACAACGCCATCGTCCACCATGACCGAGGTCAACATGGTTTTCTTCGGAATTCATGCCACTCCGAATCAGGGACTGCCCGAATCCATGCTGAGTCACGTCGTGACGGCACGCGCAGCCGCTGGATCGCTGTTATTTACACCGATTTTGGTGTTAAGAGCCGATCTCTACTCATTGACGATGGGGCCCCACTGGTCAAATACCACTTTCACCTCGTCCACGTTAGCATTTGAACAGGGCAAACCAGCCAGGGAAGTTTTCTGCGAGTTGCCTTGCTAAACCGCACGCCCCGAGCGAGATGATGGGCGAACGGCAAGTTTCTTTCTTGGACAAAATCTGACCGCGGAAAAAATGACCCTGAAATCAGATCAAAGCTGGTCAAATCAATAGCGCACCAACATGTAGTCCAACACGCTTGTTAGCACGGCACTAGTATTACTCTCAGAATATGGTGGTGGTTCACAAGTTCTGAAGATTACAAGCACCAAGGTGCCGAATTGGAGATGAGGGAAAGAGGAACTAGCGTTCTAAGGTAGccgccgtgccgtgccgtgcctTGATCGATCTTCCGATGCTTGTCCAGAGAGCGATCCCCTGCTTTATGCTTCCTGGGTCGTGTTCACCCACTCCTCACCAGCCACTCGTTTGTTGGGCTTGCGGGCTCTCCTAGCTGGGCCTTGGGCCGTTCCTTCGTCGGCCTCGACTGGTGGTTGGGAGGATGGCGTAGTACTGGCAAGCCTGCTAACACCCTCCCCTGCTTGAGTTGCGGCTTGTCCCCAAGCCGTGGCGCACGGAAAACGTGACTGGAGCTCGTCACGATCCTCCCACGTCGGCTCCAGAGTGTCACCAGACCAACGGACGAGCACTTGTTCAACCACTCTATTGGCCTTGGTCTTCTggcgactgtcaagcacttccaaAGGAACCGCAAACTGATTGTGAGGAAGAACAGAGGAAACGGGCACACCTAGTTTAACAGCCTTGCGAAGCTGCGAGACATGAAAGACGGGATGGATCTTCGAAGTCTCTGGTAAACCCACACGGTAAGCCACTTGTCCAATGCGAGCTTGCACCAGAAATGGCCCAAAGTAGCGAAGCGAGAGCTTATGACACGCTCGGCGAGCAACAGAACATAAGGTTGGAGTCTAGTGTACACAGAATCCCCAATTTTACAGCTTTGTTCAGATCAGTTCTTGTCAGCTTGATGTTTCATTCTCGTCTGAGCTCGGAGGAGGTGTTGTCGAATTAGAGCTTGCATTTCCTCCCGTTCTGGTAACCAAGTGTTCAGATCAGAAACTAGAGTGGCTGAGGCTGCTTCGATACCCCAATTTCGAGGTTGTGGCCGTAAAGGACAAAGAAGGGGGATTTCCCAAGAGCATTGTGCCAGCTGGTGTTAAACCAGAATTCAGCAAGAGGAAGCCATGAACTCCATTTCTTTGGACAAGAATGCACAAAACATCTGAGGAAAGTCTCGAGGCATTGGTTTGTACGCTCAGTTTGCCCATCCGTGGCCGGGTGATATGGTGTGCTCATCCGAAGGGTTGTTTGGGTTTGCCGAAAGAGCTCTTGCCAGAATCTGCTTGTAAAGATTGTATCTCGGTCGGATAGAATAGAATCTGGTAGTCCATGCAGTCTGTAAACTTGATCCACATAAGTAGTTGCCACTTGGGAAGCAGAGAATGGATGCGACAATGGTAGGAAATGGCTGTATTTGGAGAACTTATCCACGACGACCAAGATGCAATTGAATCGTCCTGACCGTGGCAATCCTTCGATGAAATCCATAGAAACCATCTGCCATGCACGAACAGGAACAGGAAGGGGTTCAAGGAGGCCGGGGTACTTGCATCTCTCGGGCTTGGCCTGTTGGCAAACTGCACACGATTGGACAAATTCAGTCACTGCATGTTTCATACGCGGCTACGCACATACTGTCTTCAGCCGCTagtatgtggctggtgcgccagaGTGGCCCCCGACGGCAGATTGATGCCCTGCCATTAATAGTTGATGTTGCAATTGAGAATTCCTCCCAATCCAAGTACGCCCTTGGTAGCGTAAATGCCCTCTGAAAGTGTAATTTTTTTATGGGATTGGGGATTAGCCTGTAAGTCCTCCACTATCTTCTGTGTTGTCGTATCCTGTGCATACCCTTCTCGCATGTCTTTGATCCACTCCAGTTTGCACAGGGAAATAGCATGCAATTCATTGGTGTCAGAGAAAGGACGGCGTGAAAGTGCATCAGCTGCTCCATTATCCGCACCTTTTCTATAGCATATTTTGTAGCGCAGCCCGAGAAGCTTGGTCAACGCCTTGTGTTGCCATGGGGTGTGGAGACGTTCTACACTGGTCCGTTTTGATGATGAACTCAGCTGATTGAAGGTACAATCGCCAATGCTCCACAGCCAATAAAATAGCGAGTTCTTTTTCATAAGTAGACAATATTCCTCTGTTTTTTCAGCCAAGAGGTTTACTCAAGAAGGCCAAGGGGTGGCCCTCTTGTTGTAAGACTGCTCCAACTCCCAAGTCATTGGCGTCGGACTCAACGACAAATTGCTTCGTGAAGTTGGGCAAGGCAAGGACTGGGGCTGTCACTAGGGCATTTTTCAGTGTTTCAAATGCTATGGTACATTCGCTGGTCCAGACGAATGGGACATGCTTCTTCAGCAAATAAGTCAAGGGTTTAGCAATTACCCCATAGTGGCGAACAAACTTACGGTAATATCTGGAAAGACCCAAAAAATTGCCATAATTGCTTGACATTGAGAGGCACTGGCCATTGTTGGACTTTCTGGATCTTCTCGGGCTCGGTAGAAACACCTTGCTGGCTcacaacaaaacccaagagagTTCTCCCTGAGAAAATGAGCACATGGAAAATTTGACTTGCCACTGATCTTGACGCAATAGTTGCAACACTTCACGGAGGTGCTTGATGTGATCTTCAAAAGAGATGGAGGA comes from Triticum aestivum cultivar Chinese Spring chromosome 5B, IWGSC CS RefSeq v2.1, whole genome shotgun sequence and encodes:
- the LOC123117722 gene encoding uncharacterized protein → MARGPIYIWNEWATQILVLLSFALQIFLFVFARTRRCGSSPLLRFLLWLVYLMADSTAIYTLGHLSINGILHEHELVVFWAPFLVVHLGSQDTITAYALEDNQLWPRHLLNLGVQAFGVAYILYKHIGHISTSLGLATCLIFVIGLIKYGERIWALKCATMDDIRSSIKKCGLLPTYYGDLPPPSGASAEERDEEELLLFAQAMLPLCKGGIINFPVVLISHPHNSSSNLSWCWNWNWKATFKVVEMELSLMYDILYTKAAIIHSWYGYCIRVFLPFGTVAAFVLFQVSGDKDGCSRIDVAITYILLIGAFLLDMSSMLSALVSTWTCGFFWTRNWRLGCVIMSLRRYFKAATGNRGWSGSIGQFNLMHFCSRDKSKLSIRVSKMMRLEDMWNKRHYSKTLVISEDVEELVFKHVWQLVKKIQHPRAEDVEEPKAMMPSISERLGFRPELYDDTARRRKKFDDALCLSDELQEVILTWHVFTNVFILCSVAPKDASLFAYLKAVKALSDYMVFLIVVRPDTIPGIELRSLYEATRDALEEIWRTNTYAIKEKNLASILQNSKHSDLGKASVIISHGTLYAKLLMDLVDTSNRDKSGVISSYEDIDHVAMGKLKHLMLDLESSCKVGVVFDMAKALALILDTWVRLLVLASVRSSGDAHARQINRGGELTTVVWLMEEHASVFFNPPTAAGYERYRSEGRFQWYRCSDICRLKRSNGDMEH